From Drosophila nasuta strain 15112-1781.00 chromosome X, ASM2355853v1, whole genome shotgun sequence, one genomic window encodes:
- the LOC132797018 gene encoding cytosolic carboxypeptidase Nna1 isoform X5, with translation MMDMNGFSGGRVQYLQAQLFPVCTLTASNGAGFLGNFLSKGLKTNQLVLNTDEKTLRPIARLKEPRDLFALPKDKDNDCSQQAPRWPIECQVIEERVVHIPYVPPQAEPLNVPTGNELKPRPVGEENGIIVFTYCPISAVNYENSNVKSKAEDKSSEDSDDSSDSRNDFTPLSRRMTMRNTKGQLNSISKILNSVDDRSTSNSQDEEDDDGDTSGEGKETRQVGEQTTLNCPSNLSESKKKCFGTNTAPQESSDIEDIWTSNSTEYKPASPYYVLSEFGKKVPKTMIIDKIIENDQPQTQQQQQQPPATTCNSTSSKFSRSAVGGAKFVTNCHPMNAEEYDSLEFESRFESGNLAKAVQITPTYYELYLRPDLYTSRSKQWFYFRVRRTHRNMLYRFSIVNLVKSDSLYNDGMRPVMYSTLGAKEKSEGWRRCGNNISYYRNDDESNNTNEEDEDNSSYTLTFTIEFEHDDDTVYFAHSYPYTYSDLQDYLMEIQRHPVKSKFCKLRLLCRTLAGNNVYYLTVTAPSNNEDIMRRKKSIVVSARVHPSETPSSWMMKGLMDFITGDTTVAKRLRHKFIFKLVPMLNPDGVIVGNTRNSLTGKDLNRQYRTVIRETYPSIWYTKAMIRRLIEECGVAMYCDMHAHSRKHNIFIYGCENKRNPEKRLTEQVFPLMLHKNSADRFSFESCKFKIQRSKEGTGRIVVWMLGITNSYTIEASFGGSSLGSRKGTHFNTQDYEHMGRAFCETLLDYCDENPNKVKRHAKLFKQIKKIRKREKREQKALKLQKMADQILNLLKQQERLRSKIIERLMREGSSADEPLNIPLSDYSSDEGNCSSSSDNEGKHSIAASDLEGPCCAPIRAPPSSPEVMNEIRKNRRQRVRSKPLKKRGEVARTALDLPTTDPGSDLHFSTDDEELSPTGKEGFGAVAPLRHTLLQSELQRRYIEEIGDMVVKKPKAVHHHMPPELIVTTPSKITGPGGVKTLEIYKLTPRTAPEQQEGVSQVKTGHAISPAARRTYSWHNLNQESGHARPNFFAREPKPSVKIYRAPPRRNVPSNFIPLAQQRNGGNADDLQLKLSLKKKIWTGAHGEPENRPLAWYKGNQCKAHPQLANVMASAAAAATAMRSGGGQAQNVFGASNKELMASAGGTATTPLPPAYVGAPRRSRKVDQVDLFNACSQKLLMWQQEHKKLQPMHARLMGGTSTSVKLDDSHVQMRTSKPKKGTKTASDSEVVASTGKGKRKSSIIKIAETTQLVTRFSRTRNNTGCSGGNNNAAQKQQMTQMQRLIFKGTEQMNNASAVGLQQQSAGGRTASKFKTGGIVVTAVQQSIVSNTVAGSAGGVSRRMRHAGLVHLKSGPTTVVDDDNAVQYRRNSSSVQINKPTTAGGISLDTVSLVRKVKTKLKKRKSRTLAKAASAAVK, from the exons ATGATGGATATGAACGGATTCAGCGGCGGTCGTGTTCAATACTTGCAGGCTCAACTGTTTCCTGTTTGCACACTAACAGCATCCAATGGAG CTGGCTTCCTTGGAAATTTTCTATCGAAAGGTCTGAAGACTAATCAATTAGTTCTTAACACTGATGAAAAGACATTGAGACCTATTGCACGACTGAAAGAACCGCGCGATCTTTTCGCACTGCCGAAGGACAAGGACAATGATTGCTCACAGCAGGCCCCCAGATGGCCGATAGAATGTCAG GTCATTGAGGAGCGAGTTGTACACATTCCCTATGTTCCGCCCCAAGCAGAACCACTTAATGTGCCAACAGGCAATGAGCTGAAGCCGCGTCCTGTAGGAGAGGAAAATGGTATTATTGTGTTCACTTATTGTCCTATAAGTGCCGTCAACTAT GAAAACTCAAATGTCAAATCCAAAGCTGAGGATAAGTCTAGCGAAGATTCCGATGATTCTTCAGACTCGAGAAACGATTTCACACCACTCAGTCGACGAATGACGATGCGAAATACAAAGGGTCAATTGAATAGCATATCGAAGATATTGAATAGCGTCGACGATCGCTCGACGAGCAACTCGCAAGATGAAGAAGACGATGACGGCGACACAAGTGGCGAGGGCAAAGAGACAAGACAAGTAGGCGAGCAAACAACTCTCAACTGTCCTTCCAATCTCAGTGAAAGCAAGAAAAAATGCTTTGGCACAAATACTGCCCCCCAAGAATCCAGCGATATCGAAGATATTTGGACTAGCAATAGTACTGAATACAAGCCGGCTTCCCCTTATTACGTGCTCAGTGAGTTTGGCAAAAAAGTGCCCAAGACGATGATCATCGACAAGATCATCGAGAATGATCAGCCGCAgacccaacagcagcaacagcagcctcCAGCAACCACTTGCAACTCAACATCAAGCAAG TTTAGTCGCTCAGCCGTGGGTGGTGCCAAATTTGTGACCAACTGCCATCCAATGAACGCCGAGGAATACGATAGTCTGGAGTTTGAGTCACGCTTTGAGTCCGGCAACTTAGCTAAAGCAGTGCAGATCACGCCCACCTACTATGAACTATATTTACGGCCCGATCTCTATACGAGCCGATCCAAACAGTGGTTCTATTTTCGCGTTAGACGCACGCATCGCAACATGTTGTATCGCTTTTCCATTGTGAATCTGGTCAAGTCGGATAGTCTTTACAATGATGGCATGCGACCCGTCATGTACTCAACGCTGGGTGCTAAAGAGAAGAGCGAAGGATGGCGTCGATGTGGCAATAACATTTCATACTATCGCAATGATGATGA AAGCAATAACACTAATGAGGAGGATGAGGACAATTCAAGCTACACATTGACATTCACCATCGAGTTTGAGCACGATGATGACACAGTGTATTTTGCCCACAGTTATCCTTACACCTACAGCGATCTACAA GACTATCTAATGGAGATACAGCGACATCCGGTAAAATCCAAATTTTGTAAGCTCCGGCTTCTTTGTCGCACACTAGCTGGCAATAATGTATATTATCTCACCGTCACGGCACCATCCAATAATGAGGATATAATGCGC CGCAAGAAATCAATAGTGGTGTCGGCTCGTGTTCATCCCAGTGAGACGCCATCGTCCTGGATGATGAAGGGTTTGATGGACTTTATAACTGGCGACACAACGGTTGCCAAACGCTTGcgtcataaatttattttcaaactgGTGCCGATGTTGAACCCTGATGGTGTTATTGTGGGAAACACTCGAAATTCGCTAACTGGTAAAGACTTGAATCGTCAGTATCGAACTGTTATTCGAGAGACATATCCATCGATTTGGTATACAAAAGCCATGATTAGAAG ACTGATTGAAGAATGCGGAGTTGCCATGTATTGTGATATGCACGCCCATTCACGCAAgcacaatatatttatatatggcTGTGAAAATAAACGCAATCCGGAGAAGAGACTTACCGAGCAGGTCTTTCCCTTGATGCTGCACAAAAACAGCGCTGATCGG TTTTCGTTTGaaagttgcaaatttaaaattcagcGAAGTAAAGAAGGCACTGGACGCATTGTTGTCTGGATGCTTGGCATTACAAACAGCTATACAATCGAGGCTTCTTTTGGCGGATCCTCGCTGGGCTCGCGAAAAGGAACTCATTTTAACACACAG GATTATGAGCACATGGGCCGTGCATTTTGTGAGACTTTATTGGACTATTGTGATGAAAATCCGAACAAAGTAAAGCGACATGCTAaattatttaagcaaattaaaaagataAGAAAACGCGAGAAACGCGAGCAGAAAGCattgaaattacaaaaaatggCTGATC agattttaaatttactcaAACAACAGGAAAGACTACGCTccaaaataattgaaagacTGATGCGCGAAGGCTCAAGTGCCGATGAACCGTTAAATATTCCATTATCGGATTACTCCAG TGACGAGGGCAACTGCAGTTCCAGTTCCGACAATGAAGGCAAGCATTCAATAGCTGCTTCAGACCTGGAAGGTCCTTGTTGTGCACCAATCCGTGCGCCGCCCAGTTCGCCTGAGGTCATGAATGAGATTCGTAAG aatCGACGGCAGCGAGTACGTAGCAAGCCCTTGAAGAAACGTGGCGAAGTAGCGCGCACAGCACTTGACTTGCCTACCACCGATCCGGGGTCAGACTTGCATTTCTCCACAGATGATGAGGAGCTTTCGCCAACAGGTAAAGAGGGATTCGGGGCAGTGGCGCCATTGCGTCACACATTACTTCAGAGCGAGTTGCAGCGACGCTATATCGAGGAAATCGGTGATATGGTAGTGAAGAAACCGAAAGCGGTTCACCATCATATGCCGCCTGAGTTGATCGTGACAACACCATCGAAGATAACTGGGCCCGGTGGCGTTAAGACCTTGGAAATCTATAAGTTGACGCCACGTACAGCACCCGAGCAACAAGAGGGCGTGAGTCAAGTGAAAACAGGCCATGCAATTTCTCCTGCTGCTCGACGCACTTACTCCTGGCACAATCTCAATCAGGAAAGCGGCCATGCCAGGCCAAATTTCTTTGCTCGAGAGCCCAAGCCGTCGGTGAAGATATACAGGGCGCCTCCACGACG CAATGTACCTAGCAATTTTATACCGCTTGCCCAGCAAAGAAATGGTGGAAACGCTGACGACTTGCAATTGAAGTTGTCATTGAAGAAAAAGATATGGACGGGAGCACACGGCGAGCCAGAGAACAGACCTCTCGCCTGGTACAAGGGCAATCAATGCAAAGCACATCCTCAGTTGGCTAACGTAATGgcatcagctgctgctgccgccacAGCGATGCGTTCCGGAGGCGGACAGGCGCAGAATGTATTTGGTGCTAGCAATAAGGAACTGATGGCATCTGCAGGAGGAACTGCAACGACTCCATTGCCGCCCGCTTATGTAGGTGCGCCACGTCGATCACGCAAAGTCGATCAAGTGGACTTATTCAA TGCCTGCTCACAAAAGTTGCTAATGTGGCAGCAGGAACACAAGAAGTTGCAACCAATGCACGCTCGCCTCATGGGCGGCACCAGCACCAGCGTCAAGTTGGACGATTCGCATGTGCAGATGCGCAccagcaaaccaaaaaaaggaACAAAAACCGCCAGCGATAGTGAAGTGGTTGCGAGTACTGGGAAAGGCAAGCGCAAGTCGAGCATTATCAAGATTGCAGAGACAACGCAGCTGGTAACGCGATTTTCGCGCACACGCAACAACACTGGATGCTCTGGCGGCAACAATAACGCGGCACAGAAACAGCAAATGACTCAAATGCAACGACTGATATTCAAGGGCACCGAACAAATGAACAATGCATCTGCAGTTGGCTTGCAACAACAGTCCGCCGGGGGACGAACAGCTAGCAAATTTAAGACTGGCGGCATTGTGGTGACTGCAGTTCAACAATCGATAGTCAGCAACACAGTGGCTGGAAGTGCTGGCGGAGTATCGAGGCGGATGCGTCACGCTGGTTTGGTGCACCTCAAGAGTGGTCCAACTACCGTCGTTGACGATGATAACGCTGTGCAATATcgccgcaacagcagctccGTGCAGATCAACAAACCGACCACTGCCGGCGGCATATCGTTAGACACCGTCAGTCTGGTTCGCAAAGTGAAGACCAAGTTGAAGAAGCGAAAGTCGCGAACGCTTGCGAAAGCCGCTTCGGCAGCagttaaatga
- the LOC132797018 gene encoding cytosolic carboxypeptidase Nna1 isoform X8, with the protein MMDMNGFSGGRVQYLQAQLFPVCTLTASNGAGFLGNFLSKGLKTNQLVLNTDEKTLRPIARLKEPRDLFALPKDKDNDCSQQAPRWPIECQVIEERVVHIPYVPPQAEPLNVPTGNELKPRPVGEENGIIVFTYCPISAVNYFSRSAVGGAKFVTNCHPMNAEEYDSLEFESRFESGNLAKAVQITPTYYELYLRPDLYTSRSKQWFYFRVRRTHRNMLYRFSIVNLVKSDSLYNDGMRPVMYSTLGAKEKSEGWRRCGNNISYYRNDDESNNTNEEDEDNSSYTLTFTIEFEHDDDTVYFAHSYPYTYSDLQDYLMEIQRHPVKSKFCKLRLLCRTLAGNNVYYLTVTAPSNNEDIMRRKKSIVVSARVHPSETPSSWMMKGLMDFITGDTTVAKRLRHKFIFKLVPMLNPDGVIVGNTRNSLTGKDLNRQYRTVIRETYPSIWYTKAMIRRLIEECGVAMYCDMHAHSRKHNIFIYGCENKRNPEKRLTEQVFPLMLHKNSADRFSFESCKFKIQRSKEGTGRIVVWMLGITNSYTIEASFGGSSLGSRKGTHFNTQDYEHMGRAFCETLLDYCDENPNKVKRHAKLFKQIKKIRKREKREQKALKLQKMADQGCILSDNKIKVKRSVEKSVS; encoded by the exons ATGATGGATATGAACGGATTCAGCGGCGGTCGTGTTCAATACTTGCAGGCTCAACTGTTTCCTGTTTGCACACTAACAGCATCCAATGGAG CTGGCTTCCTTGGAAATTTTCTATCGAAAGGTCTGAAGACTAATCAATTAGTTCTTAACACTGATGAAAAGACATTGAGACCTATTGCACGACTGAAAGAACCGCGCGATCTTTTCGCACTGCCGAAGGACAAGGACAATGATTGCTCACAGCAGGCCCCCAGATGGCCGATAGAATGTCAG GTCATTGAGGAGCGAGTTGTACACATTCCCTATGTTCCGCCCCAAGCAGAACCACTTAATGTGCCAACAGGCAATGAGCTGAAGCCGCGTCCTGTAGGAGAGGAAAATGGTATTATTGTGTTCACTTATTGTCCTATAAGTGCCGTCAACTAT TTTAGTCGCTCAGCCGTGGGTGGTGCCAAATTTGTGACCAACTGCCATCCAATGAACGCCGAGGAATACGATAGTCTGGAGTTTGAGTCACGCTTTGAGTCCGGCAACTTAGCTAAAGCAGTGCAGATCACGCCCACCTACTATGAACTATATTTACGGCCCGATCTCTATACGAGCCGATCCAAACAGTGGTTCTATTTTCGCGTTAGACGCACGCATCGCAACATGTTGTATCGCTTTTCCATTGTGAATCTGGTCAAGTCGGATAGTCTTTACAATGATGGCATGCGACCCGTCATGTACTCAACGCTGGGTGCTAAAGAGAAGAGCGAAGGATGGCGTCGATGTGGCAATAACATTTCATACTATCGCAATGATGATGA AAGCAATAACACTAATGAGGAGGATGAGGACAATTCAAGCTACACATTGACATTCACCATCGAGTTTGAGCACGATGATGACACAGTGTATTTTGCCCACAGTTATCCTTACACCTACAGCGATCTACAA GACTATCTAATGGAGATACAGCGACATCCGGTAAAATCCAAATTTTGTAAGCTCCGGCTTCTTTGTCGCACACTAGCTGGCAATAATGTATATTATCTCACCGTCACGGCACCATCCAATAATGAGGATATAATGCGC CGCAAGAAATCAATAGTGGTGTCGGCTCGTGTTCATCCCAGTGAGACGCCATCGTCCTGGATGATGAAGGGTTTGATGGACTTTATAACTGGCGACACAACGGTTGCCAAACGCTTGcgtcataaatttattttcaaactgGTGCCGATGTTGAACCCTGATGGTGTTATTGTGGGAAACACTCGAAATTCGCTAACTGGTAAAGACTTGAATCGTCAGTATCGAACTGTTATTCGAGAGACATATCCATCGATTTGGTATACAAAAGCCATGATTAGAAG ACTGATTGAAGAATGCGGAGTTGCCATGTATTGTGATATGCACGCCCATTCACGCAAgcacaatatatttatatatggcTGTGAAAATAAACGCAATCCGGAGAAGAGACTTACCGAGCAGGTCTTTCCCTTGATGCTGCACAAAAACAGCGCTGATCGG TTTTCGTTTGaaagttgcaaatttaaaattcagcGAAGTAAAGAAGGCACTGGACGCATTGTTGTCTGGATGCTTGGCATTACAAACAGCTATACAATCGAGGCTTCTTTTGGCGGATCCTCGCTGGGCTCGCGAAAAGGAACTCATTTTAACACACAG GATTATGAGCACATGGGCCGTGCATTTTGTGAGACTTTATTGGACTATTGTGATGAAAATCCGAACAAAGTAAAGCGACATGCTAaattatttaagcaaattaaaaagataAGAAAACGCGAGAAACGCGAGCAGAAAGCattgaaattacaaaaaatggCTGATCAGGGATGTATTCTAAGCGACAACAAGATCAAAGTGAAACGTTCTGTGGAGAAAAGTGTCTCCTAG
- the LOC132797018 gene encoding uncharacterized protein LOC132797018 isoform X6: MMDMNGFSGGRVQYLQAQLFPVCTLTASNGAGFLGNFLSKGLKTNQLVLNTDEKTLRPIARLKEPRDLFALPKDKDNDCSQQAPRWPIECQVIEERVVHIPYVPPQAEPLNVPTGNELKPRPVGEENGIIVFTYCPISAVNYFSRSAVGGAKFVTNCHPMNAEEYDSLEFESRFESGNLAKAVQITPTYYELYLRPDLYTSRSKQWFYFRVRRTHRNMLYRFSIVNLVKSDSLYNDGMRPVMYSTLGAKEKSEGWRRCGNNISYYRNDDESNNTNEEDEDNSSYTLTFTIEFEHDDDTVYFAHSYPYTYSDLQDYLMEIQRHPVKSKFCKLRLLCRTLAGNNVYYLTVTAPSNNEDIMRRKKSIVVSARVHPSETPSSWMMKGLMDFITGDTTVAKRLRHKFIFKLVPMLNPDGVIVGNTRNSLTGKDLNRQYRTVIRETYPSIWYTKAMIRRLIEECGVAMYCDMHAHSRKHNIFIYGCENKRNPEKRLTEQVFPLMLHKNSADRFSFESCKFKIQRSKEGTGRIVVWMLGITNSYTIEASFGGSSLGSRKGTHFNTQDYEHMGRAFCETLLDYCDENPNKVKRHAKLFKQIKKIRKREKREQKALKLQKMADQILNLLKQQERLRSKIIERLMREGSSADEPLNIPLSDYSSDEGNCSSSSDNEGKHSIAASDLEGPCCAPIRAPPSSPEVMNEIRKFRVRRMHKVMHVLDQIYFSPVLQRKFKALARLKRRRHKLGCKTAISNKRMTGGEVALSSLNENVGTSNTHVQITTIKSTRPSNTELLDSSESNVSQSSSDIATDVNSDSKQTSKQQSSRKKIKKKKFMPIEKGKSKTINRKTRIDRNLRLWLANRRIFIFRRKNKNRRQRVRSKPLKKRGEVARTALDLPTTDPGSDLHFSTDDEELSPTGKEGFGAVAPLRHTLLQSELQRRYIEEIGDMVVKKPKAVHHHMPPELIVTTPSKITGPGGVKTLEIYKLTPRTAPEQQEGVSQVKTGHAISPAARRTYSWHNLNQESGHARPNFFAREPKPSVKIYRAPPRRNVPSNFIPLAQQRNGGNADDLQLKLSLKKKIWTGAHGEPENRPLAWYKGNQCKAHPQLANVMASAAAAATAMRSGGGQAQNVFGASNKELMASAGGTATTPLPPAYVGAPRRSRKVDQVDLFNACSQKLLMWQQEHKKLQPMHARLMGGTSTSVKLDDSHVQMRTSKPKKGTKTASDSEVVASTGKGKRKSSIIKIAETTQLVTRFSRTRNNTGCSGGNNNAAQKQQMTQMQRLIFKGTEQMNNASAVGLQQQSAGGRTASKFKTGGIVVTAVQQSIVSNTVAGSAGGVSRRMRHAGLVHLKSGPTTVVDDDNAVQYRRNSSSVQINKPTTAGGISLDTVSLVRKVKTKLKKRKSRTLAKAASAAVK, from the exons ATGATGGATATGAACGGATTCAGCGGCGGTCGTGTTCAATACTTGCAGGCTCAACTGTTTCCTGTTTGCACACTAACAGCATCCAATGGAG CTGGCTTCCTTGGAAATTTTCTATCGAAAGGTCTGAAGACTAATCAATTAGTTCTTAACACTGATGAAAAGACATTGAGACCTATTGCACGACTGAAAGAACCGCGCGATCTTTTCGCACTGCCGAAGGACAAGGACAATGATTGCTCACAGCAGGCCCCCAGATGGCCGATAGAATGTCAG GTCATTGAGGAGCGAGTTGTACACATTCCCTATGTTCCGCCCCAAGCAGAACCACTTAATGTGCCAACAGGCAATGAGCTGAAGCCGCGTCCTGTAGGAGAGGAAAATGGTATTATTGTGTTCACTTATTGTCCTATAAGTGCCGTCAACTAT TTTAGTCGCTCAGCCGTGGGTGGTGCCAAATTTGTGACCAACTGCCATCCAATGAACGCCGAGGAATACGATAGTCTGGAGTTTGAGTCACGCTTTGAGTCCGGCAACTTAGCTAAAGCAGTGCAGATCACGCCCACCTACTATGAACTATATTTACGGCCCGATCTCTATACGAGCCGATCCAAACAGTGGTTCTATTTTCGCGTTAGACGCACGCATCGCAACATGTTGTATCGCTTTTCCATTGTGAATCTGGTCAAGTCGGATAGTCTTTACAATGATGGCATGCGACCCGTCATGTACTCAACGCTGGGTGCTAAAGAGAAGAGCGAAGGATGGCGTCGATGTGGCAATAACATTTCATACTATCGCAATGATGATGA AAGCAATAACACTAATGAGGAGGATGAGGACAATTCAAGCTACACATTGACATTCACCATCGAGTTTGAGCACGATGATGACACAGTGTATTTTGCCCACAGTTATCCTTACACCTACAGCGATCTACAA GACTATCTAATGGAGATACAGCGACATCCGGTAAAATCCAAATTTTGTAAGCTCCGGCTTCTTTGTCGCACACTAGCTGGCAATAATGTATATTATCTCACCGTCACGGCACCATCCAATAATGAGGATATAATGCGC CGCAAGAAATCAATAGTGGTGTCGGCTCGTGTTCATCCCAGTGAGACGCCATCGTCCTGGATGATGAAGGGTTTGATGGACTTTATAACTGGCGACACAACGGTTGCCAAACGCTTGcgtcataaatttattttcaaactgGTGCCGATGTTGAACCCTGATGGTGTTATTGTGGGAAACACTCGAAATTCGCTAACTGGTAAAGACTTGAATCGTCAGTATCGAACTGTTATTCGAGAGACATATCCATCGATTTGGTATACAAAAGCCATGATTAGAAG ACTGATTGAAGAATGCGGAGTTGCCATGTATTGTGATATGCACGCCCATTCACGCAAgcacaatatatttatatatggcTGTGAAAATAAACGCAATCCGGAGAAGAGACTTACCGAGCAGGTCTTTCCCTTGATGCTGCACAAAAACAGCGCTGATCGG TTTTCGTTTGaaagttgcaaatttaaaattcagcGAAGTAAAGAAGGCACTGGACGCATTGTTGTCTGGATGCTTGGCATTACAAACAGCTATACAATCGAGGCTTCTTTTGGCGGATCCTCGCTGGGCTCGCGAAAAGGAACTCATTTTAACACACAG GATTATGAGCACATGGGCCGTGCATTTTGTGAGACTTTATTGGACTATTGTGATGAAAATCCGAACAAAGTAAAGCGACATGCTAaattatttaagcaaattaaaaagataAGAAAACGCGAGAAACGCGAGCAGAAAGCattgaaattacaaaaaatggCTGATC agattttaaatttactcaAACAACAGGAAAGACTACGCTccaaaataattgaaagacTGATGCGCGAAGGCTCAAGTGCCGATGAACCGTTAAATATTCCATTATCGGATTACTCCAG TGACGAGGGCAACTGCAGTTCCAGTTCCGACAATGAAGGCAAGCATTCAATAGCTGCTTCAGACCTGGAAGGTCCTTGTTGTGCACCAATCCGTGCGCCGCCCAGTTCGCCTGAGGTCATGAATGAGATTCGTAAG TTTCGTGTTCGCCGAATGCATAAAGTGATGCACGTTCTGGACCAAATCTACTTTTCCCCGGTTCTCCAACGGAAATTCAAAGCACTGGCACGACTCAAGCGTCGTCGTCATAAATTGGGATGCAAGACAGCGATTAGCAACAAGCGTATGACGGGTGGTGAAGTGGCTCTAAGTTCACTCAATGAAAATGTGGGAACAAGCAATACACATGTTCAAATAACCACAATTAAGTCGACACGGCCATCGAACACAGAACTCCTCGACAGTTCAGAGAGCAATGTATCTCAGTCATCATCGGATATAGCTACGGATGTTAATAGCGATAGCAAGCAAACCAGTAAGCAGCAATCCTCTCGTaagaaaatcaagaaaaagaaattcatGCCTATCGAAAAAGGCAAATCGAAGACGATTAATCGCAAAACGCGAATCGATCGCAACTTGCGACTTTGGTTGGCAAACagaagaatttttattttccgtCGTAAGAATAAG aatCGACGGCAGCGAGTACGTAGCAAGCCCTTGAAGAAACGTGGCGAAGTAGCGCGCACAGCACTTGACTTGCCTACCACCGATCCGGGGTCAGACTTGCATTTCTCCACAGATGATGAGGAGCTTTCGCCAACAGGTAAAGAGGGATTCGGGGCAGTGGCGCCATTGCGTCACACATTACTTCAGAGCGAGTTGCAGCGACGCTATATCGAGGAAATCGGTGATATGGTAGTGAAGAAACCGAAAGCGGTTCACCATCATATGCCGCCTGAGTTGATCGTGACAACACCATCGAAGATAACTGGGCCCGGTGGCGTTAAGACCTTGGAAATCTATAAGTTGACGCCACGTACAGCACCCGAGCAACAAGAGGGCGTGAGTCAAGTGAAAACAGGCCATGCAATTTCTCCTGCTGCTCGACGCACTTACTCCTGGCACAATCTCAATCAGGAAAGCGGCCATGCCAGGCCAAATTTCTTTGCTCGAGAGCCCAAGCCGTCGGTGAAGATATACAGGGCGCCTCCACGACG CAATGTACCTAGCAATTTTATACCGCTTGCCCAGCAAAGAAATGGTGGAAACGCTGACGACTTGCAATTGAAGTTGTCATTGAAGAAAAAGATATGGACGGGAGCACACGGCGAGCCAGAGAACAGACCTCTCGCCTGGTACAAGGGCAATCAATGCAAAGCACATCCTCAGTTGGCTAACGTAATGgcatcagctgctgctgccgccacAGCGATGCGTTCCGGAGGCGGACAGGCGCAGAATGTATTTGGTGCTAGCAATAAGGAACTGATGGCATCTGCAGGAGGAACTGCAACGACTCCATTGCCGCCCGCTTATGTAGGTGCGCCACGTCGATCACGCAAAGTCGATCAAGTGGACTTATTCAA TGCCTGCTCACAAAAGTTGCTAATGTGGCAGCAGGAACACAAGAAGTTGCAACCAATGCACGCTCGCCTCATGGGCGGCACCAGCACCAGCGTCAAGTTGGACGATTCGCATGTGCAGATGCGCAccagcaaaccaaaaaaaggaACAAAAACCGCCAGCGATAGTGAAGTGGTTGCGAGTACTGGGAAAGGCAAGCGCAAGTCGAGCATTATCAAGATTGCAGAGACAACGCAGCTGGTAACGCGATTTTCGCGCACACGCAACAACACTGGATGCTCTGGCGGCAACAATAACGCGGCACAGAAACAGCAAATGACTCAAATGCAACGACTGATATTCAAGGGCACCGAACAAATGAACAATGCATCTGCAGTTGGCTTGCAACAACAGTCCGCCGGGGGACGAACAGCTAGCAAATTTAAGACTGGCGGCATTGTGGTGACTGCAGTTCAACAATCGATAGTCAGCAACACAGTGGCTGGAAGTGCTGGCGGAGTATCGAGGCGGATGCGTCACGCTGGTTTGGTGCACCTCAAGAGTGGTCCAACTACCGTCGTTGACGATGATAACGCTGTGCAATATcgccgcaacagcagctccGTGCAGATCAACAAACCGACCACTGCCGGCGGCATATCGTTAGACACCGTCAGTCTGGTTCGCAAAGTGAAGACCAAGTTGAAGAAGCGAAAGTCGCGAACGCTTGCGAAAGCCGCTTCGGCAGCagttaaatga